The Humulus lupulus chromosome 4, drHumLupu1.1, whole genome shotgun sequence genome has a window encoding:
- the LOC133832638 gene encoding uncharacterized protein LOC133832638 produces MKKLNFDWSAASERRLLQLNELDEFRNEAYENAKIYKERTKAWHDKNLVRKEFQPGQKVLLFNSRLRLFPGKLKSRWSGPFTVVQVFPYCSVEVWGNSGDSFKVNGQRLKPYLGGTFDQAKSILLLKPL; encoded by the coding sequence atgaaaaaattaaattttgattgGAGTGCTGCCAGTGAACGAAGgttgttgcaactgaatgaacttgatgagttcagaaatgaggcttatgaaaATGCTAAGATTTATAAGGagagaacaaaggcttggcatgacaagaacttagtCAGGAaggagttccaaccagggcagaAGGTACTTCTTTTTAATTCAAGGCTGAGACTTTTTCCTGggaaattgaagtcaagatggtcaggacCATTCACTGTTGTTCAGGTCTTTCCATATTGTTCTGTAGAAGTTTGGGGTAACTCAGGTGATTCCTTTAAAGTCAATGGCCAGAGATTGAAACCTTACTTGGGTGGTACTTTTGATCAAGCAAAGtctatcctccttctgaagcctctttga